A genome region from Flavobacterium sp. includes the following:
- a CDS encoding DUF5723 family protein, which translates to MKKALLILILILQFSSFAQNKQLLYNFTSIPQSSLVNPGADVSYKYYFGVPLLSGVSANIGSNSFSAYDLFADNGVDFNDKVRNIINKSSANDKTQVNQQLEIFSGGFRVGGVDSQSYISFGAYQEFDFLMYFPKDMAILALDGNQNYIGKSFNLADVNVRAEVLSVFHVGFHKKVSKKLVLGGRAKIYSSGANATSTKNSGYIYTGQGTGTNMYTQIIESNLELKTSGISKFTKDEYEGSIPKDIAHNTFLNGSLGLGFDAGLTYYIQDNLQFTASILDVGFIRQSKDIETLTYKGTYRYDGVNPNFDAVNEPKNIFDEFDAAIPRDTLYNKYTTWRPIKFNSSIQYSFGESRYDGECNCKGSSERRYLNAVGAQVFARTMPKEPYVALTAFYKRSIFEKLDFKATYTVDTYSFTNLGLGLSGTLGKFNIYGLVDNVFQYRDITKAKSLAFQFGLNFIFQDPKY; encoded by the coding sequence ATGAAAAAAGCGCTTCTAATTTTAATTCTGATTTTGCAGTTTTCGTCTTTTGCACAAAACAAACAACTGTTGTATAACTTTACATCAATTCCGCAATCTTCACTAGTAAATCCGGGAGCTGATGTGTCATATAAATATTATTTTGGAGTTCCGCTTTTATCCGGAGTTTCTGCAAACATAGGCTCAAACAGTTTTTCAGCTTATGATTTATTTGCTGATAACGGTGTTGATTTTAACGATAAAGTGCGAAATATTATAAATAAATCTTCTGCCAATGATAAAACGCAGGTAAACCAGCAGCTTGAAATCTTTTCGGGCGGGTTTAGAGTAGGAGGCGTTGACAGTCAGTCTTATATTTCATTTGGAGCTTATCAGGAATTTGATTTTTTAATGTATTTCCCAAAAGATATGGCCATTTTAGCTTTAGACGGAAACCAGAATTATATTGGAAAATCATTTAATCTGGCAGATGTAAATGTTCGTGCCGAAGTACTTTCTGTATTTCATGTTGGATTTCATAAAAAAGTCAGTAAAAAACTCGTTTTAGGCGGACGTGCAAAAATTTATTCGAGCGGTGCCAATGCTACTTCAACCAAAAATTCGGGATATATTTATACAGGTCAGGGAACAGGAACGAATATGTACACCCAAATCATTGAATCTAATTTGGAGCTTAAAACTTCTGGAATCAGCAAATTTACTAAAGACGAGTACGAAGGAAGTATTCCAAAAGATATTGCTCACAATACTTTTCTTAACGGAAGTTTAGGTTTAGGATTTGATGCCGGACTTACGTATTATATACAAGATAATCTGCAGTTTACGGCAAGTATACTTGATGTTGGTTTTATAAGACAGTCTAAAGATATAGAAACGCTAACTTATAAAGGAACTTACAGATACGATGGAGTAAACCCTAATTTTGATGCAGTAAACGAACCAAAGAATATTTTTGATGAGTTTGATGCGGCAATTCCGCGAGACACATTATATAATAAGTATACAACCTGGCGCCCGATAAAATTTAATTCATCGATACAATATTCATTTGGAGAATCAAGATACGATGGCGAATGCAATTGTAAAGGTTCATCAGAAAGAAGATATTTAAACGCAGTAGGAGCGCAGGTATTTGCCAGAACAATGCCAAAAGAACCTTATGTAGCTTTAACGGCTTTTTACAAAAGAAGTATTTTTGAGAAACTAGATTTTAAAGCAACTTATACAGTAGATACGTATTCGTTTACGAACTTAGGTCTAGGGCTTTCGGGAACTCTAGGAAAGTTTAATATTTACGGCCTTGTCGATAATGTTTTTCAATATAGAGATATTACAAAAGCAAAAAGTCTCGCCTTTCAGTTTGGTTTGAATTTTATTTTTCAGGATCCAAAATATTAA
- the guaB gene encoding IMP dehydrogenase, which translates to MIAHNSKIIGEGLTYDDVLLVPNYSNVLPREVSIKSRFSRNITLNVPIVSAAMDTVTESAMAIAMAQEGGIGVLHKNMTIEQQAAKVRKVKRAEAGMIIDPVTLPETSTIADAKNAMKEFGIGGIPIVDENKILKGIVTNRDLRFEKNGSRPIAEVMTSTNLVTVAEGTSLEQAEVVLQGHKIEKLPVVNAKNELVGLITFRDITKLTQKPIANKDSFGRLRVAAAIGVTGDAVLRAEALVNAGVDAIIIDTAHGHTEGVVNTLKEVKSKFPQIDVIVGNIATPEAAKYLVENGADGVKVGIGPGSICTTRIVAGVGFPQFSAVLEVAAAIKGTGVPVIADGGIRYTGDIPKAIAAGADCVMLGSLLAGTKESPGETIIFEGRKFKSYRGMGSVEAMQTGSKDRYFQDVEDDVKKLVPEGIVGRVPYKGELNESMLQFIGGLRAGMGYCGSKDIPTLQETGRFVRITSSGITESHPHNVTITKEAPNYSR; encoded by the coding sequence ATGATAGCACACAACTCCAAGATTATCGGCGAAGGTTTAACTTACGACGATGTATTATTAGTACCTAACTACTCGAATGTGCTTCCTCGCGAAGTGAGTATCAAATCAAGATTTTCAAGAAACATAACATTAAACGTTCCAATCGTATCTGCTGCTATGGATACTGTGACCGAAAGTGCAATGGCAATCGCTATGGCACAAGAAGGCGGAATTGGAGTTTTACATAAAAATATGACCATCGAGCAGCAAGCAGCGAAGGTTAGAAAAGTGAAGCGTGCAGAAGCAGGAATGATTATCGATCCGGTAACATTACCAGAAACTTCGACTATTGCAGACGCTAAAAACGCCATGAAAGAATTCGGAATTGGCGGTATTCCAATCGTTGACGAAAACAAAATTCTTAAAGGTATTGTTACTAATCGTGACTTACGTTTCGAAAAAAACGGATCAAGACCAATCGCTGAGGTAATGACAAGTACAAACTTGGTTACAGTTGCCGAAGGAACTTCATTAGAACAAGCTGAAGTAGTTTTACAAGGACACAAAATCGAAAAATTACCAGTTGTAAACGCTAAAAATGAATTAGTTGGTTTAATTACGTTTAGAGATATTACAAAACTGACTCAAAAACCAATCGCAAACAAAGATTCATTCGGACGATTGAGAGTTGCGGCTGCAATTGGAGTTACCGGAGATGCGGTTTTAAGAGCAGAAGCTTTAGTTAATGCTGGAGTAGATGCCATTATTATCGATACAGCACACGGACATACAGAAGGTGTTGTAAACACATTAAAAGAAGTAAAATCAAAATTCCCTCAAATTGATGTAATTGTTGGAAACATTGCTACGCCTGAAGCTGCTAAATATTTAGTAGAAAATGGTGCAGATGGTGTAAAAGTAGGAATCGGACCTGGTTCTATCTGTACTACACGTATCGTTGCAGGTGTTGGATTTCCTCAATTCTCAGCAGTTCTTGAAGTTGCAGCTGCAATTAAAGGAACTGGAGTTCCGGTTATTGCTGATGGTGGAATTCGTTATACAGGAGATATTCCTAAAGCTATTGCTGCCGGAGCTGACTGTGTAATGTTAGGTTCATTACTAGCAGGAACAAAAGAATCTCCGGGTGAAACTATTATTTTTGAAGGAAGAAAATTCAAATCATATCGCGGAATGGGATCTGTTGAAGCAATGCAGACAGGATCTAAAGATCGTTATTTTCAGGATGTTGAAGACGACGTTAAAAAATTAGTTCCGGAAGGAATTGTGGGTCGTGTTCCTTATAAAGGTGAATTAAACGAAAGTATGCTTCAGTTCATTGGAGGTCTTCGTGCCGGAATGGGATACTGCGGTTCAAAAGATATTCCGACTTTACAGGAAACTGGACGTTTTGTTAGAATCACATCAAGTGGAATCACTGAAAGTCACCCACATAACGTAACTATTACAAAAGAAGCTCCAAATTATTCTAGATAA
- a CDS encoding SatD family protein, translated as MTSVITGDIIGSRQHESQHWVEDLKKILAPLGKTPSEWEVYRGDEFQIEIKNPEDTLLIAILIKAQLRTIKSDARMSIGFGNKTHNANKISESNGTAFINSGELFDTLKKQKVTLAMRTGDSDFDEKLNLMLQLALTFMDTWLVQSAEFVAKAIENPTLSQEELGQKLGINQAAVSRRQKRAQFDLVMNLDRYFRTHIKQITAS; from the coding sequence ATGACTAGTGTAATTACAGGAGACATAATTGGTTCAAGACAGCATGAATCACAGCATTGGGTCGAAGATTTAAAAAAAATCTTAGCTCCGCTGGGCAAAACACCATCCGAGTGGGAAGTTTACCGTGGAGATGAATTTCAAATTGAGATTAAAAATCCTGAAGATACTTTATTGATTGCTATTTTAATAAAAGCACAATTAAGAACTATAAAATCTGATGCGAGAATGAGTATCGGTTTTGGCAATAAAACGCACAATGCCAATAAAATTTCAGAAAGTAACGGAACTGCTTTTATTAATTCGGGAGAGCTTTTTGATACTTTAAAAAAGCAAAAAGTAACTTTAGCTATGCGAACGGGAGATTCTGATTTTGATGAAAAACTGAATTTAATGCTTCAGCTGGCTTTGACTTTTATGGACACGTGGCTTGTACAATCTGCTGAATTTGTTGCAAAAGCCATAGAAAACCCAACGCTCTCTCAGGAAGAATTAGGGCAAAAATTAGGCATTAACCAAGCTGCTGTAAGCCGAAGACAAAAACGAGCTCAGTTTGATTTGGTTATGAATTTAGATCGATATTTTAGAACACATATAAAACAAATTACCGCCTCATGA
- a CDS encoding L,D-transpeptidase, whose amino-acid sequence MKKLYYTANALLILVLILMVSCKKSETVNLSENTADKKSKKTIEYKKPEASVSYQFSNAKEWLKINEADSSKMNIVYALNRTDKANLKKLDSVVVPSDFSGDLVYYLPFPLHVSVLDSVSKIIIFSYPTQTFAAYENGQLVRTGPTNMGRKKDPTPTGLFFTNWKAEKTTSTFNDEWELKWNFNIENKKGVGFHQYELPGYPASHSCLRLLEKDAKFLYTFADEWILKDKENVKVKGTPVVVFGSYNFDGPKPWLQLASDPKALNISESEIEKEMKPFIQKILDNQKLREAEPSGSL is encoded by the coding sequence ATGAAAAAGTTATATTATACAGCAAACGCCCTACTTATATTAGTATTAATTTTAATGGTTTCCTGCAAAAAAAGTGAAACCGTAAATCTTTCTGAAAATACCGCAGATAAAAAATCTAAGAAAACAATAGAATATAAGAAACCAGAAGCATCAGTTTCTTATCAGTTTTCAAATGCTAAAGAATGGCTGAAAATTAATGAAGCCGACAGCAGTAAAATGAATATTGTTTATGCATTGAACAGAACCGACAAAGCGAATCTTAAAAAACTGGATTCGGTTGTTGTTCCGTCAGATTTCAGCGGAGATTTAGTTTATTATCTTCCTTTTCCGCTGCATGTTTCCGTTTTAGATTCGGTCTCAAAAATTATCATTTTTTCTTATCCAACACAGACTTTCGCTGCTTATGAAAATGGTCAATTAGTGCGTACTGGTCCAACCAATATGGGAAGAAAAAAAGATCCTACACCAACCGGATTGTTTTTTACCAACTGGAAAGCTGAAAAAACAACCAGCACATTTAATGACGAATGGGAATTAAAATGGAATTTTAATATTGAAAATAAAAAAGGAGTTGGTTTTCACCAATATGAATTACCGGGTTACCCTGCTTCGCATTCTTGTTTGAGATTATTAGAAAAAGATGCTAAATTCCTTTACACATTTGCCGATGAATGGATTTTGAAAGACAAAGAAAATGTAAAAGTTAAGGGAACTCCTGTAGTCGTTTTTGGAAGTTATAATTTTGACGGACCAAAACCCTGGCTTCAATTGGCATCAGACCCAAAAGCTTTAAATATATCTGAATCTGAAATTGAAAAAGAAATGAAACCTTTTATTCAAAAGATTTTAGATAATCAAAAACTGAGAGAGGCTGAGCCGTCTGGTTCGCTTTAA
- a CDS encoding hydroxymethylglutaryl-CoA lyase, whose product MNKEIKIIECPRDAMQGIKTFIPTKNKVTYIQALLRVGFDTIDFGSFVSPKAIPQMQDTAEVLAQLDLSQTTSKLLSIIANTQGAALASEHEAIQYLGFPFSISENFQMRNTHKTIAESLITLEEILEIADKKNKEVVTYLSMGFGNPYGDPWNVEIVAEWTEKLAAMGVKILSLSDTVGSSTPEVITYLFSNLIPKYPEIEFGAHLHTTPDTWFEKIDAAAKSGCIRFDGAIQGFGGCPMATDKLTGNMPTEKLISYFTANKKITGLNSLSFESAYNEASKLFGKFH is encoded by the coding sequence TTGAATAAAGAGATCAAAATTATCGAATGTCCAAGAGATGCCATGCAGGGTATCAAAACTTTTATTCCAACCAAAAATAAGGTTACCTATATACAGGCTTTGCTTCGCGTAGGATTTGATACAATCGATTTTGGAAGTTTTGTATCGCCAAAAGCAATTCCGCAGATGCAGGACACAGCTGAGGTTTTGGCACAATTAGATTTGTCGCAGACAACGAGTAAATTACTTTCGATAATTGCCAATACACAAGGTGCAGCTTTGGCCTCAGAACATGAGGCAATTCAATATTTAGGATTTCCTTTTTCGATATCTGAAAATTTTCAGATGCGTAATACACATAAAACTATTGCCGAATCGTTAATTACCCTTGAAGAAATTCTTGAAATTGCTGATAAAAAAAATAAAGAAGTTGTAACGTATCTTTCTATGGGATTTGGAAATCCTTACGGTGACCCGTGGAATGTTGAAATCGTAGCAGAATGGACAGAAAAACTGGCAGCAATGGGCGTAAAAATTTTGTCACTTTCTGATACCGTTGGAAGTTCAACGCCAGAAGTTATTACTTATTTGTTTTCGAATTTGATTCCGAAATATCCGGAAATTGAATTTGGAGCGCATTTGCATACAACACCTGATACCTGGTTTGAAAAAATTGATGCAGCGGCAAAATCAGGCTGTATCCGTTTTGACGGAGCAATTCAGGGCTTTGGAGGATGCCCAATGGCTACCGATAAACTAACAGGAAATATGCCGACAGAAAAACTGATTTCTTATTTTACTGCCAATAAAAAAATAACAGGACTTAATTCTTTAAGTTTTGAAAGTGCTTATAATGAAGCTTCTAAGTTGTTTGGCAAGTTTCATTAA